One genomic window of Centroberyx gerrardi isolate f3 chromosome 15, fCenGer3.hap1.cur.20231027, whole genome shotgun sequence includes the following:
- the crls1 gene encoding cardiolipin synthase (CMP-forming) — MLFLCFRKSHVSLCSRGVRCLVAARSASVCRLEPASWRNRHTPVTECPRLKQSVPSGSWLFRLKLRSSACADSRGSCWSGIIPEVTPRSWHAHGTLSLHRGGHGRSVASFRSLLSPGARGLCSGKPQEPPEGSPAADRSEAGSVPGQGLFKFKELYENPWTIPNLLCVCRIVLAPFLGHLIIQQHFHLSLALFALAGATDLLDGYIARTWPNQKSALGSALDPLADKILISILYVSLTYAQLIPAPLTALVICRDIGLIAAVFWVRYKTVPPPVTLSKFFNPCYTTAQLKPTLFSKVNTAIQLLLVAASLAAPVFQYTDSVLLQCLWYVTAVTTAASGYSYWHYGRKTVQVLNTKSP; from the exons atgttgtttctgtgttttaggAAGAGTCACGTGTCGCTGTGTTCGCGCGGCGTTCGGTGTTTGGTGGCCGCCCGCTCCGCGAGTGTGTGTCGGCTCGAGCCTGCGTCATGGCGGAATAGACACACACCTGTTACCGAGTGCCCGCGACTGAAACAATCCGTGCCGAGCGGCTCGTGGCTCTTCAGACTCAAACTACGGAGTTCCGCGTGCGCGGACAGCCGCGGCTCGTGCTGGAGCGGAATCATCCCAGAGGTCACACCGAGATCCTGGCACGCGCACGGAACCTTATCCCTTCACCGGGGAGGTCACGGGAGGTCGGTAGCCAGCTTCCGCTCTCTGCTGTCCCCCGGGGCGCGCGGGCTGTGCAGCGGAAAGCCCCAGGAGCCTCCCGAGGGCTCGCCGGCAGCGGACCGCAGTGAAGCCGGTTCGGTACCGGGACAGGGGCTGTTTAAATTCAAAGAGCTG TATGAGAACCCATGGACGATACCTAACCTGTTGTGCGTGTGTCGGATTGTGTTGGCTCCGTTCCTGGGTCACCTGATCATCCAGCAGcactttcacctcagtctggcTCTGTTCGCACTTGCTGGAGCTACTGACCTG ttagaCGGCTACATCGCCAGAACATGGCCCAATCAGAAGTCGGCGTTGGGCAGTGCTCTCGACCCATTGGCTGATAAGATCCTCATCAGCATTTTATATGTCAGCCTCACCTATGCTCAACTTATACCAG CTCCATTGACAGCTCTGGTGATTTGCAGAGACATTGGTTTGATAGCTGCTGTCTTCTGGGTTAGATACAAGACTGTACCTCCACCG GTGACCCTCAGTAAGTTTTTTAACCCCTGCTACACCACAGCCCAGCTCAAACCCACGCTCTTCAGcaag gtgaacACGGCCATCCAGCTCCTTCTGGTAGCAGCTTCCCTGGCGGCCCCAGTCTTCCAATATACAGACAGTGTGCTGTTGCAGTGCCTATG GTACGTTACAGCAGTGACTACAGCAGCATCAGGCTACAGCTACTGGCACTACGGCCGCAAGACTGTCCAGGTGCTGAACACCAAATCACCATGA